GCGTGCGCGGCCGGGTCGGCCGAGAGGGCGACGGGGCTCACCTCCACGCCGCGAAGGCGGTCCGCGGCGCGGATGGCGCGCAGCGCCTCGGCGGAGAGGCGGTCGCGGAGCTCGCGGTAGTCGGCGTCGTCCAGCTTCCCCGCGGCGTAGTCGTACTCCACCTCCTTCAGCGAGGCGAGCGCCACGCGGCGGCGGGCCTCGGCGTCCAGCACCTCGCCGGAGGCCACGTCCGCCAGGAGCGCCGTGCGGCGGGCCCAGATGGGGTGCACCACGAAGGCCGCCGCCAGCAGCGACAGCAGGACGGAAAGAGCCAGGAGCGTCACCGGTCCTCCTCGGGCTCGCGGTCCCACTCGGCCATCTCGGCGGCCAGCAGCTCGCGGTCCTCGCTGCTGAGCGCCTCCGGGGTGGGCTCGGCGGCGCCGTTTGCCTTCGAGCGGCGCAGCCACCCGCCG
This region of Longimicrobiaceae bacterium genomic DNA includes:
- a CDS encoding zinc ribbon domain-containing protein, with product MTLLALSVLLSLLAAAFVVHPIWARRTALLADVASGEVLDAEARRRVALASLKEVEYDYAAGKLDDADYRELRDRLSAEALRAIRAADRLRGVEVSPVALSADPAAHACGFVNPPRSRFCAGCGARLA